The sequence AATGGAGACCAATTTGACATATCTCAGAAACATGTTGAGAATGTTTGTTCCAGATTTCTATGAACATCTTGAAAAACAAAGACCGGATGCAATGCAGCTGATGTTTGTACACCGTTGGATTCTGCTCTGTTTCAAGAGAgagtttccagaaaattacGCACTTCATATCTGGGAGGTAGGGAAAGTTGACCAGTATTCGGCAGCCAACAACTGTccgtttccaaaatttcggcaactttttgGCGACCGGCAACCAAGTTGCCATAATTTTGACGATTGTTAAACACGTGTGttggataaaaattgaatttttgagtgtttttcgtgaaaaattgtGGGTGTGTTTTCTTTACGATGAGatgtttgcatttttcaggtttttttgaaatatgtgtttagaaaaaattcagattaatACAAGTAGTTgtcaaaattgccggaaactattttgacattttccgaATTCGCCAAACATCAAAACTTTTGTCAACCATGAACCTGAAAAGAAGCATCACTAATAACTTGTCgatcaaatttctgaaatcattCCTGCTGTTAAACTTTCATTGTTAAATCATAGTTTATAAGTTATAATTGCAACATCACTGAAAAACGGTTTTGAAGAGAATTATGGTTAGGTACTATGGTTTGAAAAAAGCTCAGTcaaaaaaatcagtcaaaaatgccaaacgatatataaaactacaaaaaaaactattccaaaatttattttcagtgttgCTGGGCTCATTATCGTACCAACTACTTTCATCTCTTTGTATGTGTTGCAATCGTCTCAATTTACGGAAAAGACGTCCTAACACAGGATCTCCCACACGATGAGATTCTGCTCTTCTTCGCATCACTCGCAAACCACATGGATGCGACTTTAGTCTTACAAAAAGTGCGTGTAATTatctttttgaattcagaATGTTTTAATGGGCAGATGGGAATGACATGAAACTCtaattatgaaaattgcaGGCTCGTGGACTTCTCTTTGAGTTCAcaagaatggaaaaaattccGTGTGTTTTGGAAGGTCTGTGCTCTGCAGAAATGGAGCAGTGGAACTCTCACAAGTCGTACCGAAACTTTTATTGTAATCAGGTAaagccaaaaatcaatatacaTGAAAAGGATTATTTACATGCAACAAGTTTTCAGAGTCATATTGATAAAGAATCATGCCCATACCAGTGATCGATTCCGGATAGACGTATCAATCAGCTTTTCATCGACcatattgactttttttttcaaattttcgtacAAATCCttagtttttcttcttttttatcctgaattttatttcacctttcaattattttttcaaacaaaatatattttcacaatTCTCTTCGAAAAGTTCAAGACAAAATAAAcgtcattttaaaaatttaatgtttttgcaaattatgaaaaaataaaatccgaTTTATTAGGAAAtgtcatttgaattttcaatttgcagaATTAAACCTCCTTGAGAGAAATGTAATATAAGATTTACGACCGGAAGCATTTTTTCGGACTCTATCCAACCCactcaattaacaaaatttttcaaatgatgtaTTATGTTTTACCCTTTTTTTTGGAGCAGTTTCTGcttgaaaatccgaaaaataaaCAAGGAATTGTGTTTTAGTCGAATAAATACCCAATTGAACTTGTCATACATGAATTCATTGCAATTGTTGACATTTTGTACGAAACGTGGAAGGTGGTACACGAAATGTCattctgaatttgaaattcagtaCGTGACAGTTGTGTTATGCTTACATGAATGTCTTTTTTGAATCTTCTTTTCTTCCAgcttctacattttttttttgcaaatcttctttattattatttcatgGTTTTCATTAGCTGATGAAGACTTTTTCTTTGGTCCTAACAATATGTttcttgttcaattttcatatttcaaccCCGTTGATCTTTTCAatactaaaacattttttagttaaagatctaaaataaaactttactATACTTAATGCTCGTTACAAATTAAGTTCATTCAAAGTTCGTCattgtttctattttccaAAGTGTTTTCCAAAGTTCATTAAAACATGGTAATGACCAGTTGAGTGGGTTGTTGGAACGTTCTCAGTTTATTTATAAATGAGTTTTTGCTTTCGAAAAGCTCACCGATTAAAATATCTTGACAAAACTTTCTGACCTTACTGACCTTAGAATAACAACCGGCAATTTACAATAGAAGTATTATTTCTATGACAAATCTAAAAGTTATACACGGAAAAACAAACAATCGAAGCTGAAAGAACATTTAATGATTCTAAAGAGTAGTGTCACTTTATTGAAAGTAgtattttgtttgaaaaatataaaactgcagttcagcaaaaaagagctgagaaatgaaatttgagaatggCAAAAGGTAAGCACGTTGTTAATTTTCGATCAAAGCGGTGTGTTAGTGATGTGCTCATCATGCGTCTATAATGTTGATGCTTCCAGCTTCCTAATAAACCACTCGAAAATTAATTCTTAACGATCATCATAATATTCTtcgtaattgaaaaaaactgaatttttatattaataaTGTTGCTCTGATAACTGAAATCAATTTATGtccaataattttccaatctaaatgaaaaaatgtaacGATAAAGACTATTACTTTAATGAAAAAgtccttgaaaatttttagccaattaGAAAATTATACGCTTAATTTATAAACGACAGTaattacaaaaatgaaatttctaaCTCATTTTGCttacaatttttcgaagatttatGCTAATAAAAGGTGAAGAAAGGTGAAGGAGGAAATGATTACAACACATTTTTATTGTGCCAAATTAACCAAacatcataataaaacttttcgaacaaatttttaaaattttttgattttcgtaGTGAGCACTGAGTTGGCGTCACTTTTCGAGATATCTGAACATAGTCGCAAGATTGAACGTGTTGGAACCTGTTTGTTTGAACACTTTTGAATtataaatatattgaaaataataagagCATACatagcaacatttttttatcaacgactttcgaaaaattggtgCAAACTGAGTATTTGActgaaagtaaaaataatttctaaacCCCACCTTTAAATCAAGCTCGATTTGAAAATATGCCGAAATCCCTTTGAAAGATGTCTCATGACTTTCCTAACATACAAACCACTACATATAATACTTAATTATTTATCGACCACCATTCGATCATAACTAACAATATGATGTATTTGGGTGGTTGTGTTGTATTCGACGCCCAACACTTGTGGTAGGCGTAATTTGATTGCATCTGGTGCCAGAGAGGGTCCGGCATCTTCTTTGATAATCAACATTCCTATAGACGTGTTAATACGATTTAGCGCAAACACAAAGGGCACATGTGGCAATATTGCGATATGGAAAATGATAGAATGCGTCAATGGCTCTTATAAAAACCGTCGACTCGACGCGTTTTCAACTCATTCTTATCATGGTTTTCTGTGTGTTGTCTGCATTTTCTCGCACCAAATCTGTTTCCTTTTCCGCTccgtcatttttcaataaacttccGACTTTTCCGGATGAATTCGTCAGAGCAAGTGGCGCTTTcttggaaaaaggaaaaaaaatcagatttcttCCTCCATTCCGTGTCTCTAGATGTCCACAATTAAGCTTGGGATTGTTCGTCAGTGACTCCAAACCCCCGGCTTTTCCATTCATTGAGAGCAAAAGCCCCGCCCCAAGTCGCTAACATTCACATCATGTTTTTCAATCTCAACATGTCATTCTTCAACTCGGCGCCGTCTCGTTTTTGCTCGTCATCTTTTTAGACTTTTGTTAATCTAATcttaaattgtttaatttttctaatttccaggTAAAATCACATCAAAAATGATGAAGTGGCTGCTTTTGGCTGTTTTCTGCATTGCTGCCTATGCCTGGGCTGATGGGGTATGTTCCAATATTGAACCAAAGTTTATTCTTTAATATAATTCAGACTGAGGATTCAAATATCGACCAACTGATGTCGCGAGTATACCGAACTGTGTTGCTCAAGTCTAAGAGAAGCCGTGAGTGAATATTGAACCTAAATTCAGcaaaatcgtcaatttttcagcatccATGGGACTTTCTCTGGCAGAGTACATGGCTTCACCACAGGGAGGAGATAACTTCCATTTCATGCCTTCCGGGAGAAAGTAAACTGACAATTCATCCTTAACCCCTAATATCAAATTCCCATCATCCTCTCATATTGTGGCTCTGACTGTAATTAAAGGAAACTAATTTTCTGTGTGTCTCTcttactctctctctctcttttcattttttttactattctCTCTCTCATTCCCTCCCCCATTGTCTGTCGCTGACTTGTGTCGAAACTGAAAGAtctcaaattaaaatcaaCCTGTtcctgaaaactaaaaaaaacaaagctgCTCCTCAATTTGTATACGTTTATTGATATTCGTCAGTTTCTTGATATATCTAGTCTtcattttctccatttctcTCCACAACAAATTGAAGCTCCATTGAcccaataaataatttcatcgTTACGTCAtatagagattttttttgttactcaTACATCCGGATACGTTTATTAGGAACGGAAGGAAAAGTCGCATTAAAAGGAAACGTGAAATGCAAATATGAACGGTAAGCTGATCTTCGTTAGTTTCCGcctccaaaaattatttggctTGCAATGCTTTCTTTCTGGAAAAACTTAAACATGTAAAAACAATAATGGGATGAAAGAAACTGTATACGAAAATGTggtcaattgtttttttaaaatgaaattgaaatttgtgaaaattaactACGTTTTTCTATCTGATAAAATTTCTTAGGGGGGGAGGGGGCAGGATAGCTCAGTCAATaatggtggccgctagcaatctGGAGATGACGATTCCAAGTCCGGCCTCGCCCCTTAGGTTCACCCAGACTCTATTGGGaatggagcaatccacgactggattatcggccacagtccccggctaggacgtcgCTTGAATTATAGCCCAGTGAAAGCTCCACCAGGCACAAAATTGCTAAATTTACccaaaagctgattttttccaatgttagacgaaaaaataaagtgttagacgaaaaaaaaatgtacgacACGCTCCCATCCCCTAGGGGATGTGACCCCTCGGGGATGGGGGCCCCCTAGGGGATGAAACCCCCTCGGGGATGTGACCCTAAGGAAATGTGACCCCCTCGGGGATGGGAGCCCCTCGGGGATGTGGGTCCTTAGGGgaacttcgtgacaacttcgtCACAACATCGTGATTTTaaattcatctaccgttctgaatttgaaaattcatctactgtggtatttcagtaggtacaagaagcttcacgtagttacagaaatagtacattttcagagcTACCTTTTAgcgcgtattttattatttaatgaaaactaccatttataggcaaaaatagataaattttcgaaactttgaaaattcataaatctcttcaatgtaactttttttgaaatgtctttcagaaactttgtagtaaattttaagctcttttagaATATACCAACAATACTCCAGTAGGtgcaagaagcttcacgtagttacagaaatagtacattttcagccctaccttttagtgcgtattttattattaaatgaaaactaccatttataggcaaaaatagacgaattttcgtaattttgaaacatcataaatctcttcaaagtaatttttttttgaaatgtctttcagaaactttgtagtaaattttaagctctttctgaatatattaacaatattccagtaggtacaagaagcttcacgtagttacagaaatagtacattttcagagcTACCTTTTAgcgcgtattttattatttaatgaaaactaccatttataggcaaaaatagataaattttcaaaactttgaaacatcataaatctcttcaaagtaatttttttttgaaatgtctttcagaaactttgtagtaaattttaagctctttctgaatatattaacaatattccagtaggtacaagaagcttcacgtagttacagaaatagtacattttcagagcTACCTTTTAgcgcgtattttattatttaatgaaaactaccatttataggcaaaaatagataaattttcgaaactttgaaaattcataaatctcttcaatgtaactttttttgaaatgtctttcagaaactttgtagtaaattttaagctcttttagaATATACCAACAATACTCCAGTAGGtgcaagaagcttcacgtagttacagaaatagtacattttcagagctaccttttagtgcgtattttattatttaatgaaaactaccatttataggcaaaaatagatggattttcgaaactttgaaaattcataaatctcttcaaagtaactttttttgaaatgtctttcagaaactttgtagtaaattttaagctcttttagaATTTACCAATAATATTTCAGTCCCCTAGGGGATGTGACCCCTCGGGAATGTGACCCTAACAAGGGAAGTCTTTGAGGGGGTCCGTAGATTTGGGGTTCTCATGCTAAAATTCCTACAGAAGAGGGTTAGTTatgatctctccaaaaaatttagctgccccggtcaagtttcagcaaagttatgacgttttgaaatttcagttaaaaacaccattgaaatccactgtcttaccatgcaatccacgcaaatctcagcttgcgtgaccataaagttgtaaaacaactcattcaaacatttttgcgcatttttaaagtgattttatttttattcgggaacctagaatcattgtccgcactttttggaaatttttatttttttcatttttgctcaaaatttcttgataaactcaaagcaaaaaattcaaataatttcatttttctaaacaattatgaaattgctatgttgttgttcagaaatgtatgaaacgtacattacacaagttttaactctctattcgcaagaaaccgtcgaaatgatctacatctcacgaactttgtgcaaaatatttaaccaactttgaagttgcatAACTCTGATGAATCCCCTaatgatttttatcaaaatcatTAAGTTAAGGTAGATACACATCTTGTCATATGATCAAATGGTTtcgccaaaaatcaataatcagaCAACAAAATGTGCGAACTCGATATTTTACACGACTCTCTTTACCAATTCTGCCCCGAATTACACTTAAAACGACTCAACAGCTTAACGTTGGCTTGCCACGCCTTACTTGACTGTAAAACTCTCACTCTTACCGAACTTGGCCGTAACCTGCCAACCAAAGCGAGAACAAAACATAACATCAAACGAATCGACCGATTGTTAGGTAATCGTCACCTCCACAAAGAGCGACTCGCTGTATACCGTTGGCATGCTAGCTTTATCTGTTCGGGCAATACGATGCCCATTGTACTTGTTGACTGGTCTGATATCCGTGAGCAAAAACGGCTTATGGTATTGCGAGCTTCAGTCGCACTACACGGTCGTTCTGTTACTCTTTATGAGAAAGCGTTCCCGCTTTCAGAGCAATGTTCAAAGAAAGCTCATGACCAATTTCTAGCCGACCTTGCGAGCATTCTACCGAGTAACACCACACCGCTCATTGTCAGTGATGCTGGCTTTAAAGTGCCATGGTATAAATCCGTTGAGAAGCTGGGTTGGTACTGGTTAAGTCGAGTAAGAGGAAAAGTACAATATGCAGACCTAGGAGCGGAAAACTGGAAACCTATCAGCAACTTACATGATATGTCATCTAGTCACTCAAAGACTTTAGGCTATAAGAGGCTGACTAAAAGCAATCCAATCTCATGCCAAATTCTATTGTATAAATCTCGCTCTAAAGGCCGAAAAAATCAGCGCTCGACACGGACTCATTGTCACCACCCGTCACCTAAAATCTACTCAGCGTCGGCAAAGGAGCCATGGATTCTAGCAACTAACTTACCTGTTGAAATTCGAACACCCAAACAACTTGTTAATATCTATTCGAAGCGAATGCAGATTGAAGAAACCTTCCGAGACTTGAAAAGTCCTGCCTACGGACTAGGCCTACGCCATAGCCGAACGAGCAGCTCAGAGCGTTTTGATATCATGCTGCTAATCGCCCTGATGCTTCAACTAACATGTTGGCTTGCGGGCGTTCATGCTCAGAAACAAGGTTGGGACAAGCACTTCCAGGCTAACACAGTCAGAAATCGAAACGTACTCTCAACAGTTCGCTTAGGCATGGAAGTTTTGCGGCATTCTGGCTACACAATAACAAGGGAAGACTTACTCGTGGCTGCAACCCTactagctcaaaatttattcacaCATGGTTACGCTTTGGGGAAATTATGAGGGGATCTCTCAGTGCATTGCCTCCAATTCCCATAATTTATTACGCCGATAATAACTTGGTGTAACCTtaaaaatgtacttaaatcgACGTGTAAAAGATTGTTGGGAatcaaattgatattttaatgCGATCTCAAGGATAGTTTTTTTCGTCAACCTCAACTCAACAGCCGCTTTCGTCAAACGACGAGCACGAATATAGCTAGCCAGTGTGACCCCTGTTACTTTTTTGAACAGCCGCTGAAAATACCACTTGGTATAACCCGCTTTATTCGCCACATCATCAAGCAGTAAAGACTGATCTAAATTATGTTCAATCCATAATAGAACATCTTTGATAACCGTTGTATGAAACTGCTTATCATCATATCTTAATTGGATGTTATTAGCTTTATTTTGATAGCGAGAATGCTGTTCAATATACATAAAATAACCTAAATGTTCTTAAGATTGTCACGACCACATCATCATGATACCATAAACATACTGACGGTATGTTATTTTAAATCTAtcatggaaaataaaaatcatcaacaagaaaattttaagagtACCTATCAATCACTGGTTAACTCAGCACGAATattgtttgttgaaaaaggCTATCAAGCTGTTTCAATAGATGAGATCTCGGGAAAAGCGTTGGTGACCAAAGGTGCCTTTTATcatcactttaaaaataaaaaacaattactcAGTGCCTGTTATAAGCAGCAATTAATTATGATTGATGCCTACATCACaacaaaaactgatttaaCAAATGGTTGGTCTGCCTTAGAAAGTATATTTGAACATTATCTTGATTATATTAttgataataataaaaaccTTATCCCTATCCAAGAAGTGATGCCTATCATTGGTTGGaatgaacttgaaaaaattagccTTGAATACATTACTGGTAAGGTAAACGCCATTGTCAGCAAATTGATCCAAGAGAACCAACTTAAAGCTTATGATGATGATGTGCTTAAAAACTTACTCAATGGCTGGTTTATGCATATCGCAATACATGCGAAAAACCTAAAAGAGCTTGCCGATAAAAAAGGCCAATTTATTGCTATTTACCGCGGCTTTTTATTGAGCTTGAAAGATAAATAAAATAGATAGGTTTTATTTGAAGCTAAATCTTCTTTATCGTAAAAAATGCCCTCTTGGGTTATCAAGAGGGTCATTATATTTCGCGGAATAACATCATTTGGTGACGAAATAACTAAGCACTTGTCTCCTGTTTACTCCCCTGAGCTTGAGGGGTTAACATGAAGGTCATCGATAGCAGGATAATAATACAGTAAAACGCTAAACCAATAATCCAAATCCAGCCATCCCAAATTGGTAGTGAATGATTATAAATAACAGCAAACAGTAATGGGCCAATAACACCGGTTGCATTGGTAAGGCTCACCAATAATCCCTGTAAAGCACCTTGCTGATGACTCTTTGTTTGGATAGACATCACTCCCTGTAATGCAGGTAAAGCGATCCCACCACCAgccaataaaattaaaacaggGAAAACTAACCAACCTTCAGATATAAACGCTAAAAAGGCAAATGCACTACTATCTGCAATAAATCCGAGCAGTACTGCCGTTTTTTCGCCCCATTTAGTGGCTATTCTTCCTGCCACAAAGGCTTGGAATACTGAGTGTAAAAGACCAAGACCCGCTAATGAAAAGCCAACCATCATGCTATTCCATCCAAAACGATTTTCGGTAAATAGCACCCACACCGTTGCGGGAATTTGGCCTATCAATTgcgctgaaaaataaataatcaacAAAATGGGCATCGTTTTAAATAAAGTGATGTATACCGAATTCGATTGCGTCTCAACCCCTACTTCGGTATCTGTATTATCACGTGTATTTTTGGTTTCACGGAACCAAAACATAACCACAAGGAAAGTGACAATATTTAGCAACGCAGCGATAAAAAAGGGACTATGCGCTGAGAGATCCCCTCATAATTTCCCCAAAGCGTAACCATGtgtgaataaattttgagctagtAGGGTTGCAGCCACGAGTAAGTCTTCCCTTGTTATTGTGTAGCCAGAATGCCGCAAAACTTCCATGCCTAAGCGAACTGTTGAGAGTACGTTTCGATTTCTGACTGTGTTAGCCTGGAAGTGCTTGTCCCAACCTTGTTTCTGAGCATGAACGCCCGCAAGCCAACATGTTAGTTGAAGCATCAGGGCGATTAGCAGCATGATATCAAAACGCTCTGAGCTGCTCGTTCGGCTATGGCGTAGGCCTAGTCCGTAGGCAGGACTTTTCAAGTCTCGGAAGGTTTCTTCAATCTGCATTCGCTTCGAATAGATATTAACAAGTTGTTTGGGTGTTCGAATTTCAACAGGTAAGTTAGTTGCTAGAATCCATGGCTCCTTTGCCGACGCTGAGTAGATTTTAGGTGACGGGTGGTGACAATGAGTCCGTGTCGAGCGCTGATTTTTTCGGCCTTTAGAGCGAGATTTATACAATAGAATTTGGCATGAGATTGGATTGCTTTTAGTCAGCCTCTTATAGCCTAAAGTCTTTGAGTGACTAGATGACATATCATGTAAGTTGCTGATAGGTTTCCAGTTTTCCGCTCCTAGGTCTGCATATTGTACTTTTCCTCTTACTCGACTTAACCAGTACCAACCCAGCTTCTCAACGGATTTATACCATGGCACTTTAAAGCCAGCATCACTGACAATGAGCGGTGTGGTGTTACTCGGTAGAATGCTCGCAAGGTCGGCTAGAAATTGGTCATGAGCTTTCTTTGAACATTGCTCTGAAAGCGGGAACGCTTTCTCATAAAGAGTAACAGAACGACCGTGTAGTGCGACTGAAGCTCGCAATACCATAAGCCGTTTTTGCTCACGGATATCAGACCAGTCAACAAGTACAATGGGCATCGTATTGCCCGAACAGATAAAGCTAGCATGCCAACGGTATACAGCGAGTCGCTCTTTGTGGAGGTGACGATTACCTAACAATCGGTCGATTCGTTTGATGTTATGTTTTGTTCTCGCTTTGGTTGGCAGGTTACGGCCAAGTTCGGTAAGAGTGAGAGTTTTACAGTCAAGTAAGGCGTGGCAAGCCAACGTTAAGCTGTTGAGTCGTTTTAAGTGTAATTCGGGGCAGAATTGGTAAAGAGAGTCGTGTAAAATATCGAGTTCGCACATTTTGTTGtctgattattgatttttggcgaAACCATTTGATCATATGACAAGATGTGTATCTACCTTAACTTAatgattttgataaaaatcattAGGGGATTCATCAGTGCATAACTTCgttgagataaattattttgaaaaatgatcaactaatataactaaaactttgttcactgttattcaacaaacattttgttagttgatcatttttcaaaataatttatctcaacgaagttatgcaacttcaaagttggttaaatattttgcacaaagttcGTGAGATGTAGATCATTTCGACGGTTTCTTGAGAATAGAGAgttaaaacttgtgtaatgtacgtttcatacatttctgaacaacaacatagcaatttcataattgtttagaaaaatgaaattatttgaattttttgctttgagtttatcaagaaattttgagcaaaaatgaaaaaaataaaaatttccaaaaagtgcggacaatgattctaggttcccgaataaaaatgaaatcactttaaaaatgcgcaaaaatgtttgaatgagttgttttacaactttattcaacttacaaaaatttttcaaaaatagaaggaatcgaaccaaagcttaaatcttatcagacgcgcgcactcccaactcggccaccgaggacatttttcaactcaatgtggtgggtgtcacattttcggtggtcacgcaagctgagatttgcgtgcattgcatggtaagacagtggatttcaatggtgtttttaactgaaatttcaaaacgtcataactttgctgaaacttgaccggggcagctaaattttttggagagatcatAACTAACCCTCTTCTGTAGGAATTTTAGCATGAGAACCCCAAATCTACGGACCCCCTCAAAGACTTCCCTTGTAAGGAAATGTGACCCCCTCGGGGATGTGGGCCTCTAGGGgaacttcgtgacaacttcgtgacaacttcgtgattttaaattcatctaccgttctaaatttgaaaattcatctaccgttctaaatttgaaaattcatctaccgttctaaatttgaaaattcatctaccgttctaaatttgaaaatttatctaccgttctaaatttgaaaattcatctaccgttctaaatttgaaaattcatctaccgttctaaatttgaaaattcatctaccgttctaaatttgaaaattcatctaccgttctaaatttgaaaattcatctaccgttctaaatttgaaaatttatctaccgttctaaatttgaaaattcatctaccgttctaaatttgaaaattcatctaccgttctaaatttgaaaattcatctaccgttctaaatttaaaaattcatctaccgttctaaatttgaaaattcatctaccgttctaaatttgcaacttcatctaccgttctaaatttgaaaattcatctaccgttctaaatttgaaaattcatctaccgttctaaatttgaaaattcatctaccgttctaaatttgaaaattcatctaccgttctaaatttgaaaattcatctaccg comes from Caenorhabditis elegans chromosome X and encodes:
- the nlp-49 gene encoding Neuropeptide-Like Protein (Product from WormBase gene class nlp;~Partially confirmed by transcript evidence), coding for MMKWLLLAVFCIAAYAWADGTEDSNIDQLMSRVYRTVLLKSKRSPSMGLSLAEYMASPQGGDNFHFMPSGRK